The Branchiostoma floridae strain S238N-H82 chromosome 7, Bfl_VNyyK, whole genome shotgun sequence region ctaccaacatttcTCAGGTAGAGGGAAAACGTCACTTCAACCGCACTGGGGTGCCTTGAAGAAGAGATTGACATTCCTGAAAGGCCTCCTTTCTCGAGTCGTTTACGGTATCTTTGGGTGTTGCTCATTTTCAATGTCGTGGCTCTTTGGTCGGTTGTGGCGAACAGCCTACCCTTAGCGGCTATCATCAAGTACGAGGCGCTGCACAAGCCGGTCTACATACTGATGGCCAACATGGCGGCAAGCGACATTGTGACTGGGGTGAACTTCCTTATCGTGTGTTCCACCATATACCTTTACGCGAAAGCTGGAGTTCGTCCTCCCAATGCTCTGAACCGCTTCATCTTCACTTCTATCATCTTCGCAGGGCTGTCCTCTGCCTACAGCCTGCTGGCGCTAACGGCCGAGCGCTACTGGTTCATCTTCCACGGCATGACGTACGAGAACAAGATCACCAACGATAGATGCAAGGTTGCGATCATAGCCACCTGGATGTGGAGCAGCGTCTTGGCACTGCTGCCCGTGTTCGGATGGAGCTGCACGTTTCCGTCCCAAGTAGGGTGTATCCAGTTCGGCGGAGGTTCTCAGCCCGGTTACCTGGTCATGGTCCTGATTCTAGTCTTCATCCCAATGACGGCGATCATGTTCTTCAACCTCGGCGTGTTCCGGTGCCTGTGGCGGCAGGTTAGCGACATCAGGCGGCAGGAGGCCGCAGTGCAGGCCCAGCCTACCACCAGCAGGAAATCAGCCATCACCGTACTCATCATCACCGCCGTGTTTCTGGCGGGGTGGCTGCCTTGGTGCGTGGGGGTGGCTAGGGAAGTGGCCTGTAAAGGAGATTGCGGCAACATGGATCCGTCGATGTTAGCATCCGTGCTCCTCAACTCCGCGGTCAACCCCATCATCTACGGCTTCCGACTGGAGGAAATCCGCCGCAACGTGAAGCGTCTCTTCGTCGGTCGCGCGGTGAATGCGTGGAGCCCTTAGAAAACTGTCTGCtcacataaagaaaacattaaaTTGTACTGGAACTTTCGTCTCACTGCTTTTGGGCTGTGGTAAAGCTGCAATTGTGAATCACCACCTATTCGTCCACGGAAAAAAGGTAGTTTCAAAAACAGTCAAATTCCTACAATTGAATAAAAACGAAAATTTACCGCCTGACGTTCCGAGTGACACTCATCACTCTACTTCAGTgccactagaatgaactggcagaaacaaaTTCAATACGCCCGTAGAAAACTGTCTGGTCACATCTCGGACGTAAAAGGAAACATTTGTACTGTATAGCAACCAGGATTACGAAACGTGGCAACTGGAACTTTCGTCTTACAGCTTTTGGACTGTGTGAATCACCTTCTATTCGGCCTCGCCGCGACTGAATGCATGGGGCCCATAGTAAGCTGTCTGTTCAAACCTCGAAcataaaagaaacattgaaacTAATTGTATGCCAAGCATCATTATGAGATGTAATTCATGTGGACTGAAAGAAACGTCAATTAGCTTTGATTAAAGCGGAGAGATACAAGTTGTGGAATGctatcatgtatgtatgttttcgaTGATgaaatgatactgtaaatgtagaaatgttcgcggtggattaatgttcgcggttttcgcggtgaccacttcaccgcgaatttaaaaccaccgcgaaaatttttctattatgatattagattgcagtctatggtgttaccgcgaacttaaatccaccgcgaaaaatcctttttcccgctaccgcgaaattaaatccccgcgaacttaaatacatttacagtatcttatgtTCTTCACTAACTTCAATTGTCAATTGTTCCTTAATTGATTCTTGTGGTCACCTTACTGAAATAGAGTAACTTCAACTTTATCGTTGTCACGTACATCTCGATgtgtgaaaaagaaaaagaaacaaactgtATGAAATGTGTTGTCACTATGTAAACTTCATTG contains the following coding sequences:
- the LOC118419208 gene encoding G-protein coupled receptor 6-like, which produces MAASDIVTGVNFLIVCSTIYLYAKAGVRPPNALNRFIFTSIIFAGLSSAYSLLALTAERYWFIFHGMTYENKITNDRCKVAIIATWMWSSVLALLPVFGWSCTFPSQVGCIQFGGGSQPGYLVMVLILVFIPMTAIMFFNLGVFRCLWRQVSDIRRQEAAVQAQPTTSRKSAITVLIITAVFLAGWLPWCVGVAREVACKGDCGNMDPSMLASVLLNSAVNPIIYGFRLEEIRRNVKRLFVGRAVNAWSP